A genomic window from Castor canadensis unplaced genomic scaffold, mCasCan1.hap1v2 HAP1_SCAFFOLD_165, whole genome shotgun sequence includes:
- the LOC141420435 gene encoding 5-aminolevulinate synthase, erythroid-specific, mitochondrial — MVAAAVLLQCCPVLARGPTGLLGKVVKIHPFLFGIGHCPILATQGPTCSQIHLKATKAGGDSSSWAKGHCPFMLSELQDGKSKIVQKAAPEVQEDVKTFKTDLLSSLASTSPRKSLPASQDPEQISEKLTQLIQDNMAGIHAFGYDQFFRDKIMEKKLDHTYRVFKTVNRWANAYPFAQHFSEAFVASKDVSVWCSNDYLGMSRHPRVLQAIQETLQHHGAGAGGTRNISGTSKFHVELEQELAELHQKDSALLFSSCFVANDSTLFTLAKILPGCEIYSDAGNHASMIQGIRNSGAAKFVFRHNDPDHLKKLLEKSNRKTPKIVAFETVHSMDGAICPLEELCDVAHQYGALTFVDEVHAVGLYGSRGAGIGERDGIMHKIDIISGTLGKAFGCVGGYIASTRDLVDMVRSYAAGFIFTTSLPPMVLSGALESVRLLKGEEGQALRRAHQRNVKHMRQLLMDKGLPVIPCPSHIIPIRVGDAALNSKICDLLLSKHSIYVQAINYPTVPRGEELLRLAPSPHHSPQMMENFVEKLLVTWTEVGLPLQDVSVAACNFCHRPVHFELMSEWERSYFGNMGPQYVTTYA; from the exons ATGgtggcagcagctgtgttgctaCAGTGTTGCCCAGTGCTTGCCCGGGGCCCCACAGGTCTCCTGGGCAAAGTGGTTAAGATTCATCCATTCCTATTTGGTATTGGACACTGTCCTATCCTAGCCACCCAAGGACCAACCTGTTCTCAAATCCACCTTAAGGCAACCAAGGCTGGAGGAG ACTCTTCATCTTGGGCTAAGGGCCACTGTCCCTTCATGCTGTCAGAACTCCAGGATGGGAAGAGCAAGATTGTGCAGAAGGCAGCCCCAGAAGTCCAGGAGGATGTGAAGACTTTCAAGACAG ACCTGCTAAGCTCCCTGGCCTCCACCAGCCCAAGGAAGTCTCTCCCTGCTTCCCAAGATCCAGAGCAAATTTCAGAGAAGCTTACACAACTGATTCAGGACAATATGGCTG GAATCCATGCCTTTGGTTATGACCAGTTTTTTAGGGACAAGATCATGGAGAAGAAACTGGACCACACCTACCGCGTGTTCAAAACTGTGAACCGCTGGGCTAATGCTTACCCTTTTGCCCAGCACTTCTCTGAGGCATTTGTGGCCTCAAAGGATGTGTCTGTGTGGTGTAGTAATGACTACCTGGGCATGAGTCGGCACCCTCGGGTCTTGCAGGCTATACA GGAGACCCTGCAGCATCATGGAGCTGGAGCTGGTGGCACCCGTAACATCTCAGGAACCAGTAAGTTCCATGTGGAGCTTGAGCAGGAGCTAGCTGAACTGCATCAGAAGGACTCAGCCCTGCTCTTCTCTTCCTGCTTTGTGGCAAATGACTCTACTCTCTTCACATTGGCCAAGATCCTGCCAG GATGCGAGATTTACTCAGATGCAGGCAACCATGCTTCCATGATCCAAGGTATTCGCAACAGCGGAGCAGCTAAATTTGTCTTCAGACACAATGATCCTGATCACCTGAAGAAACTTCTAGAGAAATCCAACCGTAAGACACCAAAAATTGTGGCCTTTGAGACTGTTCATTCCATGGATG GTGCCATCTGTCCCCTTGAGGAGTTGTGTGATGTGGCCCACCAGTATGGGGCCTTGACCTTCGTGGATGAGGTTCATGCTGTAGGACTATATGGGTCCCGGGGAGCTGGGATTGGGGAGCGTGATGGAATTATGCACAAGATTGACATCATCTCTGGAACTCTTG GCAAGGCTTTTGGCTGCGTGGGTGGCTATATTGCCAGCACTCGTGACTTGGTGGACATGGTGCGCTCCTATGCTGCAGGCTTCATCTTCACCACTTCACTGCCCCCCATGGTGCTCTCTGGGGCTCTAGAATCTGTGCGTCTGCTAAAGGGAGAGGAGGGCCAAGCTCTGCGAAGGGCCCACCAGAGGAACGTCAAGCATATGCGCCAGCTACTAATGGACAAGGGTCTTCCTGTCATCCCTTGCCCCAGCCATATCATCCCCATCCGG GTGGGTGATGCAGCACTCAACAGCAAGATCTGTGATCTCCTGCTCTCCAAGCATAGTATCTATGTGCAGGCCATCAACTACCCAACTGTTCCCCGGGGTGAGGAGCTGCTGCGCCTGGCACCTTCCCCACACCACAGCCCTCAGATGATGGAAAATTTTGTGG AGAAACTGCTGGTAACCTGGACTGAAGTGGGGCTGCCCCTCCAAGATGTGTCTGTGGCTGCCTGCAATTTCTGTCACCGTCCTGTGCACTTCGAGCTCATGAGTGAGTGGGAACGTTCCTACTTTGGTAACATGGGGCCCCAATATGTCACCACCTACGCCTGA